The Mauremys reevesii isolate NIE-2019 linkage group 13, ASM1616193v1, whole genome shotgun sequence genome contains a region encoding:
- the LOC120380167 gene encoding adenosine receptor A3-like has protein sequence MVLLIVAIILGNVVSLLVFLQARQFRTSQGYLKVSLALADLAVGLIVVPYSVYREVSSLVSGTGQESSSCSIPSLPCFVTGPIFAGCTFVSITTIFLLSVERSVAVLKPLHKRAVITKRRTVWLILLSWSMSFLLAVVPMISSPDITLQYNPCSKMCTYAFPAGRLPGSPWNIMLLFPAFDFSLLGGTFVINFITFAAIRQYCKARVWLGSEAQHNSRLSFSDITAAKTIGILTFAFSASFSPIAVFVVGSVLGYQWCQFSFYAFWILTSNSCWNVAIYSAWDPKFRQGVRELFSRPVLNSASQRPSRSTEGDSSAPACVAVLKEMFRPENA, from the coding sequence ATGGTCCTGCTGATCGTTGCCATCATCCTGGGCAATGTGGTGAGCCTCCTGGTCTTCCTGCAAGCCAGGCAGTTCAGGACCTCCCAGGGCTACCTGAAAGTGTCCTTGGCCCTGGCCGACCTGGCTGTGGGGCTCATTGTGGTGCCCTACTCCGTATACAGGGAGGTGAGCAGTCTAGTCTCTGGCACGGGACAGGAGAGCAGCAGTTGCTCTATCCCGTCCTTGCCCTGCTTCGTCACTGGACCCATCTTCGCTGGCTGCACCTTCGTCTCCATCACGACCATCTTCCTGCTGTCGGTGGAGAGGAGCGTGGCGGTGCTGAAGCCCCTGCACAAGAGGGCGGTGATCACCAAGCGGCGGACGGTCTGGCTCATCCTGCTCTCGTGGTCCATGAGCTTCTTGCTGGCAGTGGTGCCAATGATCTCTAGCCCAGACATCACCTTGCAGTATAACCCCTGCAGCAAGATGTGCACCTACGCCTtcccagcaggcaggctgcccggCTCCCCCTGGAACATCATGCTGCTCTTCCCAGCCTTCGACTTCTCCTTGCTGGGGGGCACCTTTGTCATCAACTTCATCACCTTCGCCGCCATCCGCCAGTACTGCAAGGCCCGCGTGTGGCTGGGCAGTGAGGCACAGCACAACAGCCGCCTCTCCTTCTCCGACATCACCGCGGCGAAGACCATTGGCATCCTGACCTTTGCCTTCTCGGCCTCCTTCAGCCCTATCGCCGTCTTCGTGGTGGGCTCTGTGCTGGGCTACCAGTGGTGTCAGTTCTCCTTCTACGCCTTCTGGATTCTGACCTCCAACAGCTGCTGGAACGTGGCCATCTACAGCGCCTGGGACCCCAAGTTCCGGCAAGGAGTCAGGGAGCTGTTCAGCAGGCCGGTGCTGAACTCTGCCTCCCAGCGCCCCAGCCGCTCCACAGAAGGggacagctctgctccagcctgtGTGGCTGTCCTTAAGGAGATGTTTCGCCCAGAGAATGCCTGA